The Mauremys reevesii isolate NIE-2019 linkage group 1, ASM1616193v1, whole genome shotgun sequence genome segment gagaggtggggcctcaggcttccagttaccagcaattaggaAGGGGGCAACCCTATCAGTTGTACATAGGCAGATTCCCCAGTTTGTCaggctgacacagcacagtaaggtgAGGAAAGGATTTAAGGTCTCCTTGACTGGCTagtcagtgattcagggaagagggcccagcaccatgtcaccagaCAGCTCTGCATAGAGCTCAGTCTGAGATCCAGAgaaccaggagaaaactttaggtccATTTATGAGTAAAGGGTTGGAGCAGCCTATCCCGGATCTGTTGGTtcctcaccccatagatgatggggtttagcatggggggcagcaggaggtacaTGTTGGCCATGAGAACGTGGAAATGCAGGGCCACATTCTGCCCAACACGGTGTGTGATGAAGGAGAAGAGAGCTGGGATGTAAGAGgctaagatgacacagaggtgggagccgcaggtcccaaaagtcttgagccgggcgtcctttgttgggagtctgaagatggccctgaggatctgggtataggacacgGCGATAAAAGACACATCCATACCGATCACCAAGAATGCCACAGAGAGGCCGTAGTAACTACTGACGCTGATGTCggcacaggccagcttcaccacagctatGTGCTCACAGTACGTGTGGGGAATGATGTtcgttctgcaatatggccaactcctcgccaggaagggatagggcagtATGAGTATGGCGCCGCGCAGCACCAGAGCCAGGCCAATTTTGGCCACCATGGGGTTTGTCAAGGTAGTGGAATGTCTGAGAGGAtcgcagatggccacgtagcgatcaaaagccatggccacgaggatcCCAGACTCCATCGTAGGGAAGCTGAAACTGAAGTACAGCTGAGTGAGGCATGCAGTGAAATTGATCTCTCTGGaactgaaccagaagatgctcagcattttgggtaggatggatgtagacaggaccaggtcagtgatggccagcatgcagaggaaatagtacatgggtacatggaggctcggctccgtCTTTATGATGAACAGGATGGCAAAGTTTCCCAAGAGGGCTATGGCATAGATtgcacagaaggggatggagatccagacatgggctgcctctaggccaggaatgcccagcaggatgaaggtggaggggttggtgaagtcggttgaGTTGGAGTCTGACATGGTGAAGGAGAGAAGGTGTCCAACACTGAGGCAGaacggtgtctcctgcatgtaccgtacgttcccctgacttcctgtatgtgtcCAGGATCTGGGGTGATGGTCGCAGGACAAACACCTGGATGGAGACacaatgttaatatgagacactacatgcacAAGTGGAGGCTGTTCTGATGGATGAAGCAGATTGGTcactcttcacacactgaaaaatgacattttcattattcagatgaatgaattatgaacaactgacCCTACTAATGTAATTTCATATTTTATGGTCCTTCCTTCGTCAATAATTGCTACACATCAGAGTGTGGGAATCCTTAATAGGTGTCAGAAGGAAACACGAGAGAATATTGGTTATCCCTCTTTGTtccttaggtcttgtctacagtgCCACATTTCTTCGCCAAAAAGCAGCATTTGGTGAAGAAATAGTGGAGGTGTAAACACTACAAAGCCACTTTTGACGACAGAACTCCTCGGGTTCAGTGATGTAATAAAGGCACTTTGACGAGACTTGTAAGGCTTTTTACACAAAGGTTTTGTCaccaaagtgccagtgtagaacCTGTGATTGATTTCATCAGTGTAATTGACCTCTGGCaggcatcccacaatgcccatcctaaCCACTCTGGTCAGGACTTTCAACTCTTCTGCCCTGCATCCAGGTAAATATTTTCCACTCTTCCccctttaaaggcccaggaattttgaaattccccttcctgtttgctcggcgtGGAGTGTtcacatcacatcttcccagGTGGCCATGgcagctccatgcaggaaatggtCTCCCGCTTGGACCAGTGTGGAACTGCTcagtatttggggagaggaggctgaggAGTCCCAGCtatgctccagctgtaggaatttcaATACCTATAGGCAGATTTCTTGCAGCTTGTGGGAAAAGTGCTATGATTgggacatgctgcagtgcagaggAAAATGAAGGAGCTGAGGCATgagtaccagaaggcaagggaggcaaatgGTCAACATCTACAGTAGAACCAGTAGAACagtagagttacaaacaccagagttacgaactgaccgatcaaccacacatctcattcgAAAGCAGAAGTAggtaatcaggcagcagcagagccccccaccccttgcaAAGGAAAAAACAAGAAAGTTCTGCGTTAAACgtaaagtattaaaaaaataaagggaaagtttttaaaaaaagatttgacaagattaagaaacaatggaaaagctgatatgggattagttaaaaaaaagtctaggagtataattaatgccagtcaacagcatggtttatggaaaacacGTCTTGTCATATAAATCCAATTTCATCCTTTCATGAGAGTATACATTTGGTTGATCTAGGGAACCAAGCAGATGCAACAGACTTAGATTTTTCTGAGGCATTTGATTTAGCAGGGGAAAacattcagttaaaaaaaatgaacactaTACAGTATCAGTAGAGCACATGTTAAATGGACTAAAAGCTGGCTATCTGACAGATCTCAGAAAGCTGTTGTCAATGGCCAACTGTTAGcgaatgggggtgtttctagtagggttctgcagggatcagttctaggccAGATGATATTCAATTttttcatcagtgatctggaagcaaATAGAAAATCATTGCAAGTAAAATTTGCGGACGCCACGAACCTTGGCAGAGTCGTTACCATTAGTTGGCCTGGGCATAATGGTTGATCTGGAGCATTTGTTGAGCTGGGcccatgcaaacaaaatgttttaatacagtcaaatggAAAGTGGTCCTGTCGGAACAGGCAATGCAGGCCCGACCCCCAGGCTAGGGCTCTGGTATTATGGAACGCAGTGACCCTAAAAAGGGTTTAGGGGTCATTGTGGACAACCAACTCATCATAAGcgcccagtgtgatgctgtggccaaaattgCTAATGCTCCTTGGATGCATAATCAGGGgagtggtgagttggagcagggaaGGATTTTATCTTTGAACATGATGTTGATGAAACCAACTGTGCaagttctggggtccacatttcaaaaaggatgttgaaaaagtggagagggtgcagaaattggagaaggtgcgggaaaaaaaacatgaaaatgattggagaaaatgccttacagagaGAGAGGTTTAAAGAGCTTCATCTATGTATCTCATCAAAAAGACAATCAAGCACAGACTTCCATGGGCAGAAACCCATGGGTGCTAATGGGCTCTGTAATCTATCTTAGAAAGGCAGAGGAAGAccgaatggctggaagctgaagccagaaaaTTCTGATTAGAAATAAGGGCCAGATGATTAACAATCAGGGTGATTAACTGTTGGGACAAACtacaaagggaagtggtggattctccaactccccatgtcttcagatccagactggatgcttttGTGGAAGATCtacttgagggcttgtctacacttaaaacattaCAGCAGCACTGCAAATCACTTACATGTAGACACTAGTCACAGCGATGTCAGAGGTTGTCCCGTTAGTGTAGGTAATTCACCTCCCCGAGAGATGGTAGCGAGGTCAATAGAAGAATTGTTCTGGTGACCTCATGCCGTTTACATTGGGGTTAGGTAGATATAGCGACAGCTGTCAGGGGTGTTGATTTTttcgctgttgcaaaaaaaaacaaatgcaattttgggttgcattaacagaggcatagcgcGCAAGTCATGGTACTCAGCACTctctctactcggcactggttaGGTCTCAGTTGGAGTGCTGTGTGCAATTTTGGTCACCTCTGTTTAGAAacgatgtagagaaactggaaaggatccagagttgagcgacaaagatgatccaagggatggaatgcaaaccataggagcaaaggctgaaggaactgggtatatttattttggaaaagaggagaataaGGAGGGACATGATAGCGGATCTGAAgtatttgaaaggctgccataaaaaagatggagaaaatttGTTCTGATACTCATACTCAttacagatttagattaaatcgcagaaaaaactccctaactgtaagaacaggaggacaatggaacaggtgcctaggcaggttgtggaagcgccttcactggaggttttccaaaggaggctggagTCATCTGTCCTGGatagtttagacacaacaaaccctgcatcttggcaggggttagactagctgACCCTTGCAGGTCCCTTCTCACCATGTGGCTCTATGATTCtacaatgtaaaatcctagtgtagaccaggtcttagttaAACACAAGTTTTGGAGCTTAATACAGgggtaaccctaaccctaaatttaatggcttgtgttatacagaaggtcagccaggatgatctaattgtcccttctgatcttaaaccctatgaatctatcgataaagaaagtagatcagACATTTATATTTACTCTGGCTCATAAAACACGGACAAGGAAACATTCAATTacattgaaagtctgaacatataacactgagaaaagaaaattgtttacatTATCCATATGTGgccagtggaactccttgccgcattattggagcaaagagcatagctgaatgggattcacaagTGGATTGGCCATTGCAGGTGATGCAGGTGGCACCATGGTTAGTTAACgctgtctgacaccttcaatTAGGAGACCTCATTTTCAGTTGGTTATAAGTCtaccaaactttaaccatttggactGTTGTTGGagagcttatcccttcaccctccctttCCCTGGCCCTTCTCACTTGAACAGAGAGTAACAGTACCcgaagtctgaaggtgcaaacaattcaatgtttattggggtgaacttccagcaagcatgattccagtttccttccttagtgtcccccttccctgtgccactgaaatgcagccacctcggaGCTGGAGGCCATCAGCCAGGGGCAGCACAAAATGGGATATTTTGGCCAGTGCTATTGGAGGAAACACATCCGCTGTGGCAAGCGCCCCAGCATGTTTAATGGCTCTGCAGAGACGAAAGGACCACAGACCTATTCTCCATCCCATCACGCCCTCcttgcactgggtttgtcgagcaggtgagcacctcagcaagagatggtgtcagggttccttccccactctgaactccggggtacagatgtggggacccacatgaaagaccccctaagcttatttttaccagcttaggttaaaaacttccccaagacaCAAATTCCATTCTAGCCttagtatcgctgccaccaccaagtgatttaaacaaacattcagggagggccacttggagcactaccttccccaaatatccccccaaacccctacaccccctttcctggggagatttgagaataatatcctcaccaattggtacaggtgaacacagacccaagcccttggatcttaagaacaatgaaaaatcaatcaggttcttaaaagaagaattttaatgaaagaaaagttaaaagaatcacctctgtaaaatcaggatggtaagtactttacagaataacaaaagactcaagaacacagaggatttcctctctaggcaaaaccttaaacttacaaaaacagggaaaattcacaagctaaaaaaaAAGGTAATCTAATGCATGTCTTTTCTGCTATTACTTACTACTTCTGCAAGACTAgatgcttttttccccctgccctgtttcctggctggctcccagagACACAGACAGAAAAACTTCTCCCcctattggtccttttggtcaggtgccattcaggttatctgagcttcttaaccctttacaggcaaaagaggaattaaccctttacagggtaaagagggattttatactgcccttagctgtatgtttatgacagacgggtacctgtgaatcctgagacAGATGCGTCTTCCCTGGGGATCCCCCGCAGGCAGCCGtttcccacccctctctcaccccaccatctgcagcagcatcccacaCCGAAAGCCAAAACAGTGGGGTGCACCGTTTTTAATATAACTGTGCGCAATCCCAGCGGGGTTTGCTCTGCCTCTAGGGGAGAAGCAGCATCTGAATAGAAACAGGCTGGAGACTGGAGATACTCTAGCCAATGTCTCTCTTTCTTTATCTGCACTTCTGTGCTATTTATCCAGCTTTTGGAGTAAACTGTAATTAAGAGactttcccaaagggagatgagaaccctCGGGCTCTCCAGTGAGTCaaagaggaattggctgctctgtgtatttgtgtatttttaaaaagtagttgaTTAGTAAGAAAACGAGGCATAAAAGTCTGATACCCTGTTAAGGCCTAGTATTAATGGGTAGATAGAAGacagagagatctggagaaaGGTGACTGAGGGGAGACACGAACACTTTCTGCAGGCACACGGGGCTATCgctaagggatcagagatcagtaattctcatcagtaactatcatcatacTGTGCAGGAGGTTTCATTGAAGGATCTTCAAAACACCTAACAAAGGAAAGTCACTATGAACATATCGTCATTATactgataggtaaactgaggcaaagggagacGTGACTTGGTGAAGGTAacacagagaatgacagacagaacccaggagccctaaCGTCCCTGCTGTAACCACGGTCTCTCCGTTAGTAACTGAGGGTATGACAAGAAGGAAATGGATTCATGGTGTAGCAGGGCTTGTTCCTTAGGTGGATGTGACAGACTTGCTCAggatgcaacctggaactggggtactgctgagccctctggcacaccaacctgggctccctctcacactgtgaggctgtgacaagctacaATCCTTTCCAGGTTTTGCACTTCCACAGTCAGACACAGCCATGGACTGAAATTACCAACACTGGGTGTCTGCATCCGGCTGCattgttttttgaaagtttcaggcatCACAGTTCAGCCAAATTCTCGAATGAAGCCAGGAGAAAAGACGTCTTGCCCATGTTGAAATATTCATATAATTATTCTAGTGAGGAGccctagcacctccatgctttctATCAGAAAGTCAGGTGAGAACCCCCCCACCCGTTAATagccagagccctgaaatgcaagaggaggaggtgagaGTCCCTGTGCATTAACTCACACACAGCTTACTGAGTTCTTCCTCCAAGGGGAGCAAAGAGGGACATTTTGACCAGTGATATTGGAGCAAACTCATCCCCTGTGGCAAGGGCCCTGGCATGttaatggctgtgcagagcagaaaggaCCACAGACCTATTCTCCATCCCATCACGCCCACATTGCACTGGGTTTGTCAAGCAGGTGAGCTCCTAAGCAAGAGCTGGTACCTCTGAATTCTGAGATGGAtgtgtcttccctgggaatccctcGCAGGCAGCCGtttcccacacctctctcaccccagcatctgcagcagcatcccacgcCGAGATCTGACACAGGGGTGTGCACCGTTTATAATACAGCTGTGAGCAATGCCAGGGGGGTTCGCTCTGCCTCTAGGGGAGAAGCTGCAACTGAATGGAAACTGGCTGGAGACCGGAGACACTCTAGCCAATGTCTCTCTTTCCTTGTCTGCGCTTCTGTGCTATTTATCCAGCTTCagaagtaaacagtaattaagggactttcccaaagggagatgagaaccctTGGGCTCTccgctgagtcagagaggaattggctgctctgtgtatttgtgtattttttaaaagtagttgATTAGTAAGAAAACTAAGGATAATGCCCAGCTCTCCATAGGGTCTGATACCCTGTAAAGGCCCAGTATTAATGGGTAGATAGTAGCCAGAGAGATCTGGGGAAAGGTGACTGAGAGGAGACACGAACACTTTCTGCAGGCACATGGGGAGATCAgtaattctcaccagtaactatcATCATACTGCTTAGCAATTTTCATTGAAGGATCTTCAAAACAGCTAGCAAAGGAAAGTGACTATGAAAATATACCCATTATACTGATAGGTAAAATGAGGCAAAGGAAGATGTGACTCGGTGAAGGTCACACAGAAAATGACAGACAGAACCGAGGAGTCCTGATTTCCCTGCCGTATCCATGGTCTCTCCATTAGTAACTGAGGTCATGACAAGAAAGAAATGGATTCATGGTATAGCAGGGCTTGTTCCTTAGGTGGATGTGACAGACATCTCAGGATGCAACCTGGAAtggggataccactgagccctctggcaaaccaacctgggctcccgctcacactgtgaggctgtgacaagctgcaatcctctccaGGTTTTGCACttccacagccagacacagccagggacgcacccagctgcagttacatgaatgctttcacTAGGCACTTATgcaccaacaatagagaggctccaggcaattcccccccaccccagctcctcagcctaggaccccagagctgcactgtcTTACCTTAGTCAGAAGCTTGGTGAGTGTAAGTTTTTACCCAGtcctcccctccctcagtgtgtaGAGGACAATGGACCAGCTCCTGTCTCCGGGCAGGTTTCCCTTTTGTATTTGAAAGAACACACTGTATGAGGTAAAAAACATAAATCCGATTTATTAGCTACAGaaggacagattttaagtgattataagtaataagtGTACATATAAAAGTAGATTACCTAAGAAATAATGCAAAATGACAATCTGAGTTCTAgaaactagacaggatttgaaccaTACAGTGTGTCACCCTGATGGTACAAACAGTCCAACTgccttccatacacaggctagaaatctctTCAGTCTGGGACCAAATCACCAGTTTGGCCCTTGTTCCTAAGgtttttccaggtgttgagttgtggaggGGAGTGAGACCAAGTGATTTTGTTACTTCCACCTTTTATGGCTTCTTCCATGTGGAGGGAATTTCGTTTTTCTAAGCAAAAGCCCCCAGAGCAGTTAGTGGAAAGGTACAGGCACAAATGGAATCCAGTGTCAcatgagctggtcacatgccctcgCACACTTTCAGAACTttaggtacaaaaatgatacatgcatacaaatagggtaATCATATTCAGCAGACCATAACTTTTTCATTGATACCTTACATATCATATCATCATGGTAAATATGGGAGTGCCAGGGAGTTGTTTTGGGGCACAGAATGTCACACCTCCCCACTTAGTTTACTGCAGGAGTGTTTGTCATTGACTAATTTGGAGGGAGTGTGCACAAGGCCTTCTCAAGGTTTGGAACATTCAACACCTAAGTGTTGCAAACATTGTAGTGTTCTCcacatgtgtttttaaaaagttctgtgTGCCTTCTCTGCGTCACTAGAAAACCTCTCTTTGTATCTGTGCGGCATTGTAAAACCATTGTGCTTTTCTAACTGGTGATAACTCAATACAGATATTCATCAATGCCATGcagtggtgtgcctcagtttccccttccacacagaagaccagatttattatggtttccctgctgtgatgaGCTTTGAGCCTGTTTACAGGTGATAGCTGAGAAGCGGTATCTGCATACGGCTTCTTGTTTACTATTTGTAGCATGTCCAAAAGCTTTCCCCAAAAATCATGCATGTTACACCTTTTCATAGGATTTGCCATCAGTACCAAATTCTTTGTTATAAGATTTCCCATTAGCAACAGACATTGCATCATGAGATTTAACAATAACACCAAATCTTTTATCACAGGTAGGTGTTtccaagtatttttattacacCACACCTTCTGCTTGGACACTTTGATTTGTTCAATACCCATTGTGTCTTTCAACTCCTCCCTGAACCTTAACATGTGTTTAGTTACTGgctttcctttcccctcagtATCCCCTTGTAACGAGGAGGCCTTTGgcgggacactactgagagtatcaattgaggacaaattgcttagagcagggaagtcaaagcccaaggctgggggttcTTTACATTTAAGGCACCAATCCAGCCAaagagagaggactttggttttaccccactggctaaccagaagttatacaagcaattccctcagatactccagttcccttgtatcaccaccagcgcCACTCCTTATGGGggtgaatggttatgaaaaccaacaccccagtaaaagaaaaagggttctagccatcccaaaggaccaagccccagacccaggtcaatatacaagttagatcttacccacaaatcactctGTTGtgaatcctttaaaatctaaaatttcctcctcccctctgtcagTTGAGTCATTAGCATTTCCACAGACAGCCATTGATTCAGTTTGACCTGCATCCTGTTTTAAAGAGACAGAGTTAGTTGTCACAAGCACGTCAGGAACAAAGTCCTGAGAAGTCGGAGCTGGATTGGGGTACCTCCGTCACCCCCTCTCTATCCCCGAGAGGTCAGTTGTGTGACTGCTCCCCTCCAGCAGGTCAGTTACACAGTTCCATCTCGAAGCCTGAGCCACAGGTTGGGTGCCTGGGAGCACAAATGCTGAATCTTCAGTTCTGTCCTGGGCATCCTCCCCCATGTGATcagtgaggagacattcctgtaccCCCCACTATTCCTCCCCCAGTTTCTCCCCTGGGCCCCCCTCTAGGACACATACCCCTATGCTCTCTAGAGTGGGATCTCTCCCCTGGTCAGCCAGGAAGGGCTCACAGCTAACAGCCTAGACAGTTGTCTCAGTGGCAGGATCCATACACCCCTCCCTTCCTGAGGTGGTGTTACCTCCTGCTGCAGTGTTAAAGGAACCCACACCCACCTCCTCATCTCCCTATACTCCCTAGCATTGGGTTTGTCCCTTGTTTAGCAGCAACATGGACATTTTTTTCCCggaggcagcgctgccttcagcaGAAGGGCAGGAGCTGGTTTCAACCACCGCCACCCCTGGAAGCATGCAGCTTCCCACTGCTGCAGGGGAATCAAGGAGACTCTCTTTTCTTCACCTGTTCCTGGGACTTTCCCCTTTCCTTCTGAGGTCCCAACAGAATGCTCCTTCTTGCTGCAGACAGACACTTTAACAGCCTGAGCTATATGGAGAGAACCATTGCCAATTAGCATATCAATAGGAGTATCGTCTATCCCTCGGATGATCGGTGGTATTACGATGATAGTACTTCCTGGAGTCTTCAGTCtccagaagcctgaccagtgtaagtttattacccagtctgtccctccctcagtgtggagagtacaatgcaccagcccctgttcctgagcagatttcccttttgcatttcaaacaacaCACTGGTTTAGGTAAAAAACATAAAATCGATTTATTAACTAaagaaggatagattttaagtgattataactaAGTGTAGAGATCAAAGTAAAATACCTAAGAAATAAAGTGAAATCacaatctgagttctataaactaGACAGGGTTTGAATCAAGCAATATCTCACCCTGATGGTACAAATAGTTCATCAAACTTCCATACATGGGCCGGGAATTCTCCTTTTCAGACTGGGACCACCTCCCTAATCAAAATCTTTTCTCTCTAGCCGTGTTTtgaggtgttgagttgtggggagtGATGCCTAGGGCTGATGTCACttcccttttatagcttctgccacgtGCAGGGAACTTCATTGTCCCAAACGAAGCCCCCAGCACAGTTAGTGGGAAAGTACAGGCACAAGTTGGAGTCTGGTGTCACATGAGCTGGTCACATTCCCTTGCGTGCTTCAATGAGTCAGAGCAGGCCATTACCCATCTCCTGGTTTGAATGTTCTCAGGAAAGTCCATCAGGTGGGGATAAGCTTCTTCCATGGCTCATTGTGCTTTCTGATGGGACATCAACATGAACAGTCCATTCACAAAGTTCTGGCTCGACTGGATGGAAACTACCTTGTGGACGTTACCACagaagcaaacacatttgaaacacagatatatagtcaatattcataacttcaagcaaaaatgaaacatgcatacaaataggatcatCAAACCAtagcttttccattgacacctcacatgacaaaGTTTCTACAAGATTTGTGGCAACTATATAAcaatggtgaatatgggggtgccagggtgttgtTTTGGGGTACAGCCAGGAAGCTGATGGAACCGCTCTCCCCCAAACCATTTAGCTGGGTTGGCCtctccccctgctttgctggtgacatacagccagccagcccccctgggcCCTGTTACcacccaacacaacagcaggtggTGTCACCCCCAATTGAGTTACCTGAGAGCTTTACCTAATCCACTCATGGACCAACAATGGAGGCACCAGAGAagttcccagctcccagccttgcacccctacTGGAGCATACACCCAGAATTAgaccgtcttgcactgcacagagatctGTACAGCGTAAATTCATTAAATAGTCTGCTCCTCCCTCGATGAGGGGAAGATCTGCACCAGCCTTTGCTAACGGAGCTAATATTCCCAAACACCTCACTCAAAAACACACTGATTAAGATAAAACATaaatcaggtttattaactacagaaggataGATGTTATGTAATTATAAGAGATaggaaacagatcaaagcaggttactTTGGAAATCAAACAAACTTGCATTCTAAGATTTATACACACtagatagaataatagaatatcaggttggaagggacctcaggaggtcatctagtccagccccctgcttaaagcagaatcaatccccaactaaatcatcccagccatggctttgtcaagcctgaccttaaaaacctctaaggaaggagattccaccacctccctagataacgcattccagtgtttcaccatcctcctagtgaaaacgtttttcctaatatccaacctaaacctctcccactgcaacttcaggtaattactccttgttctgtcatctgataccactgagaacagtctagatccatcctctttggaacctcttttcaggtagttgaaagcagctatcaaatcccccctcatccttctcttctgcacattaaacaatcccagttccctcagactttcatgtgctccagtctcctaataatttttgttgccctccactggactctttccaatttgtccatatccttcttgtagtgtggggcccaaaactggacacaatactccagatgaggcctcaccaatgtctaatagagtggaatgatcacatccctcgatatgctggcaatgcccctccgtatacaacccaaaatgccgttagccttcttggcaacaagggcacactgttgactcatatccagcttctcatccactgtaacccctaggtcgttttctgcagaactgctgcctagccattcggttcctagtctgtagtagtgcatgggattcttccaacctaagtgcaggactctgcacttgtcctggttgaacctcatcagatttcttttggcccaatcctctaatttgtctaggtccccctGTAGcctatcctatctctaccctccagcatatctaccactcctcc includes the following:
- the LOC120397874 gene encoding olfactory receptor 52E2-like, with the translated sequence MSDSNSTDFTNPSTFILLGIPGLEAAHVWISIPFCAIYAIALLGNFAILFIIKTEPSLHVPMYYFLCMLAITDLVLSTSILPKMLSIFWFSSREINFTACLTQLYFSFSFPTMESGILVAMAFDRYVAICDPLRHSTTLTNPMVAKIGLALVLRGAILILPYPFLARSWPYCRTNIIPHTYCEHIAVVKLACADISVSSYYGLSVAFLVIGMDVSFIAVSYTQILRAIFRLPTKDARLKTFGTCGSHLCVILASYIPALFSFITHRVGQNVALHFHVLMANMYLLLPPMLNPIIYGVRNQQIRDRLLQPFTHKWT